A genomic segment from Pseudomonas sessilinigenes encodes:
- a CDS encoding phage baseplate assembly protein V, producing MSFVAATHDRMLAGLIIPCSVVGVDLAAAMVRVSDGAGWTSAWVRWHSQAAGKARHWRAPSLGEQGALISPSGEPAQGTFVPGLYGNAGTQPDNRDHVEVWRFDDGGSLVYDWQAKSYSISLPSGTVTIQVAGSLAVITDSAITAKADTISLTGHITLNGDVQINGANLQHNGVNVGSTHTHPGVMPGGGSTATPQ from the coding sequence ATGAGCTTTGTCGCCGCGACTCACGATCGCATGCTCGCCGGCCTGATCATTCCCTGCAGCGTGGTCGGGGTCGACCTGGCCGCCGCCATGGTGCGGGTGTCCGACGGCGCCGGCTGGACCAGCGCCTGGGTGCGCTGGCACAGCCAGGCCGCCGGCAAGGCCCGGCACTGGCGGGCGCCGAGCCTGGGCGAGCAGGGGGCCTTGATCAGCCCCAGCGGCGAGCCGGCCCAGGGCACCTTCGTCCCGGGGCTGTATGGCAACGCCGGGACCCAGCCGGACAACCGCGACCACGTCGAGGTCTGGCGCTTCGACGATGGCGGCTCGCTGGTCTACGACTGGCAGGCCAAGAGCTACAGCATCAGCCTGCCCAGCGGCACAGTGACCATCCAGGTGGCCGGCAGCTTGGCGGTGATCACCGATAGCGCGATCACGGCCAAGGCCGACACCATCAGCCTGACCGGGCACATCACCTTGAACGGTGATGTGCAGATCAACGGCGCCAACCTGCAGCACAACGGGGTGAACGTCGGTTCCACCCATACCCATCCGGGCGTGATGCCCGGCGGTGGCTCGACTGCCACGCCGCAATGA
- a CDS encoding GPW/gp25 family protein, with protein sequence MIGMDRRTGQSLSGIAHVRQSIEDILSTPLGSRRMRPEYGSNLRRFVDLPVTGGWKSAVQAEVARALLRWEPRLKLEQVQVVSVVAGQITFQLTGQYLGNSAILEVTA encoded by the coding sequence ATGATCGGAATGGATCGCCGCACCGGCCAGTCGTTGTCGGGCATCGCCCATGTGCGCCAGTCCATCGAGGACATCCTGAGCACGCCCCTGGGCAGCCGGCGCATGCGCCCGGAATACGGCAGCAACCTGCGGCGCTTCGTCGACCTGCCAGTGACCGGTGGCTGGAAAAGCGCAGTACAGGCCGAAGTCGCCCGGGCGCTGTTGCGCTGGGAGCCGCGGCTGAAGCTGGAGCAGGTGCAGGTGGTTTCGGTGGTGGCGGGCCAGATCACCTTTCAACTGACGGGCCAATACCTGGGCAATAGTGCGATTTTGGAGGTGACGGCATGA
- a CDS encoding baseplate assembly protein, with the protein MSTLDLSALPAPQVLEALDFEALYQDKLATFRQHMGGNWSAALESDPVVKLLELAAYRDLQLRARVNDAAKALLLAHAQGSDLDQLAANVKLKRLVIRPADPQALPPTPEVKETDDALRERIQLAYEGLTTAGPRNSYILHARNASALVADAAAQSPSPACVTVTVLGLEGDGSVAPELLATVATALNDEDVRPLGDRVTVQSAQVLPYRIDAVLHMKGPGPESDAALAEARRKLAAWINPRRRLGLEVPRSAIDAQLHVAGVSRVDLANWQDIAPTPAQAAYCTGYSITLGG; encoded by the coding sequence ATGAGCACCCTGGATTTATCGGCGCTACCGGCGCCACAGGTGCTGGAAGCCCTGGATTTCGAAGCGCTGTACCAAGACAAGCTGGCGACCTTCCGCCAGCACATGGGCGGCAACTGGAGCGCCGCCCTGGAGAGCGACCCGGTGGTCAAGCTGCTGGAGCTGGCGGCCTACCGCGACCTGCAATTGCGGGCCCGGGTCAACGATGCGGCCAAGGCCCTGCTGTTGGCCCACGCCCAGGGCAGCGACCTCGACCAACTGGCGGCCAACGTCAAGCTCAAGCGCCTGGTCATCCGCCCGGCCGACCCGCAGGCGCTGCCGCCCACGCCGGAGGTCAAGGAGACCGACGACGCCCTGCGCGAACGCATCCAGCTGGCCTACGAAGGCCTGACCACTGCCGGGCCGCGCAACAGCTACATCCTGCATGCCCGCAACGCTTCGGCCCTGGTGGCCGATGCCGCGGCCCAGAGCCCGTCGCCGGCCTGCGTCACCGTCACCGTGCTGGGGCTGGAGGGCGATGGCAGTGTCGCCCCCGAATTACTGGCGACGGTGGCCACCGCCCTCAACGACGAGGACGTGCGGCCTCTGGGCGATCGGGTCACGGTACAGAGCGCCCAGGTGCTGCCCTACCGCATCGATGCGGTGCTGCACATGAAAGGCCCCGGGCCGGAAAGCGATGCCGCGCTGGCCGAGGCCCGGCGCAAGCTGGCGGCCTGGATCAATCCACGCCGGCGCCTCGGGTTGGAAGTGCCGCGCTCGGCCATCGATGCCCAGTTGCACGTCGCCGGGGTCTCCCGGGTCGACCTGGCCAACTGGCAGGACATCGCCCCGACCCCGGCCCAGGCAGCCTACTGCACCGGCTACAGCATCACGCTGGGAGGCTGA
- a CDS encoding phage tail protein I codes for MSSLLPINATPLERALAAASTGDTAVVLRTLYNPDTCPAHLLSQLAWAWSVDRWDPTWSETVKRNAIKASFFIHARKGTIGALRRVVEPLGYLIEVVEWWQMVPQGEPGTFALKVGVMQTGISEATYQELTQLIDDAKPVSRHMSGLAISLETAGTIGYGVFLEQGEELDVYPPASRDIEVIGRLAPVVCIDEIDTLDVYP; via the coding sequence ATGAGCAGCCTGCTGCCGATCAACGCCACCCCGCTGGAGCGCGCCCTGGCCGCCGCCAGCACCGGCGACACCGCCGTCGTCCTGCGTACCCTGTACAACCCCGACACCTGCCCGGCGCACCTGCTCTCGCAACTGGCCTGGGCCTGGTCGGTGGACCGCTGGGACCCGACCTGGTCCGAGACGGTCAAGCGCAACGCCATCAAGGCCTCGTTCTTCATCCATGCCCGCAAGGGCACCATCGGTGCGCTGCGCCGGGTGGTGGAACCTCTGGGCTACCTGATCGAAGTGGTCGAGTGGTGGCAGATGGTGCCCCAGGGCGAGCCGGGCACCTTCGCCCTGAAAGTTGGAGTGATGCAGACCGGCATTTCCGAAGCGACCTACCAGGAGCTGACCCAACTGATCGACGACGCCAAGCCGGTCAGCCGCCATATGAGTGGCTTGGCCATCAGCCTGGAAACCGCCGGGACTATCGGTTACGGCGTCTTCCTGGAGCAGGGCGAAGAGCTTGACGTGTATCCCCCGGCATCTCGCGATATCGAAGTGATCGGCCGTTTGGCGCCGGTCGTGTGCATTGACGAAATAGACACCCTGGATGTGTACCCATGA
- a CDS encoding phage tail protein has translation MIDSNSQFFATLTALGEAKQANATALGIPWTFKEMAVGDANGTDPVPNKRQTKLINEWRRAPVNQVRTDPANPNVIITEQVIPPDVGGHWIREIGLFDADGDLVAVANCAPTFKPLLAQGTGKTQIIRMNFIVSNTAQIVLKIDPSVVLATRQYVDDSLATALPANKAAGTYRQVTIDKRGVVLTGTNPTTVAGYGITDAYTKPETTAAIQQAVAALVASAPGTLDTLKELADALGNDPNFATTMTNALAAKANKATTLGGYGIVDGATKSDLNSAVSGLLPKAGGIVSGPIYLANGTGDSPEIAWKTPELEVYADVINRTLRFFSYFNGQTEFPLVIDVPGKSASFFGSTAWHSGNFNPQDKANKSSTLTGYGITDGVSKNELANELANKVSYTSVLYNGPVSGTASKLKLLATGQNAMVNVSFEEVAIRHTDGNYRTVPGWSGAVNLMASGANGLDIGVLEPSRWYSIWMIEAPGVAFALLASLSDSDPVMPPGYTGKARLGYARTDGTANRFILPFIQMGKKAQYTPGISGNLPTFPLVVAGIQGTVNPISLVPVSVTAHVPPGACSISMTSHCANMPGSTVLINPNGSVAGDYYAPTPLNHVSFSIQSIGSPGYYAAMSTPLSMCLQSTNIYVAINGANSGISITGWELY, from the coding sequence ATGATCGATTCCAACAGTCAGTTCTTCGCCACCCTCACCGCGCTGGGCGAGGCGAAGCAGGCCAACGCCACCGCCCTGGGCATTCCCTGGACCTTCAAGGAGATGGCGGTGGGGGATGCCAATGGCACCGACCCCGTGCCGAACAAGAGGCAGACCAAGCTGATCAACGAATGGCGTCGGGCGCCGGTCAACCAAGTGCGAACCGACCCCGCCAACCCGAATGTCATCATCACCGAGCAGGTGATCCCCCCTGATGTCGGTGGGCATTGGATTCGTGAAATCGGCCTGTTCGATGCCGACGGTGACCTGGTGGCGGTGGCCAACTGTGCTCCCACCTTCAAGCCCTTGCTGGCCCAGGGCACCGGCAAGACCCAGATCATCCGCATGAACTTCATCGTGTCGAACACCGCGCAGATCGTGCTCAAGATCGATCCGTCGGTGGTGTTGGCCACCCGGCAGTATGTGGATGACTCGCTGGCCACAGCGCTGCCAGCGAACAAAGCAGCAGGCACTTATCGGCAGGTCACCATTGATAAACGCGGTGTCGTACTCACCGGGACCAACCCGACGACAGTGGCCGGTTATGGCATTACCGATGCGTACACCAAGCCGGAAACCACAGCAGCGATCCAGCAGGCGGTGGCTGCGCTGGTCGCATCGGCCCCGGGCACTCTCGACACCCTGAAAGAACTTGCGGACGCATTGGGCAACGACCCGAATTTTGCTACCACCATGACCAACGCCCTTGCGGCGAAAGCCAACAAAGCGACGACTTTAGGGGGCTACGGAATCGTAGATGGAGCGACCAAATCGGACCTTAATAGCGCAGTCAGCGGGTTACTGCCTAAAGCTGGCGGTATAGTCTCGGGTCCTATTTATCTGGCAAATGGAACAGGGGACTCTCCAGAAATAGCGTGGAAGACGCCGGAACTTGAAGTCTATGCCGATGTTATAAATAGAACTCTTCGGTTCTTTTCTTACTTCAACGGACAAACCGAGTTTCCGTTGGTGATTGATGTTCCAGGAAAGTCTGCATCATTTTTCGGTAGTACGGCTTGGCATTCGGGTAATTTCAATCCACAGGATAAGGCTAACAAGTCTTCGACTTTAACAGGTTATGGAATCACGGATGGAGTGAGTAAGAACGAGCTGGCCAATGAGTTAGCAAACAAGGTTTCTTATACAAGCGTTTTGTATAACGGCCCCGTCAGTGGAACTGCTTCGAAGCTAAAACTTTTAGCGACTGGCCAAAACGCGATGGTTAATGTCAGCTTTGAAGAGGTTGCCATTAGGCATACAGATGGTAACTATCGGACTGTCCCGGGATGGTCGGGGGCTGTCAATCTTATGGCTTCGGGGGCCAATGGACTTGATATCGGGGTTCTAGAGCCTTCACGGTGGTATTCGATCTGGATGATCGAAGCTCCGGGTGTTGCCTTCGCACTTCTTGCATCATTAAGTGACTCTGATCCAGTCATGCCACCTGGTTATACGGGCAAGGCCCGGCTGGGATATGCGCGGACTGATGGGACAGCCAACCGATTTATTTTGCCTTTCATACAGATGGGCAAAAAGGCTCAATACACACCGGGGATTTCGGGAAACCTTCCTACTTTTCCACTTGTTGTGGCGGGTATTCAGGGCACGGTTAATCCGATTTCGCTTGTTCCTGTTTCTGTTACTGCCCATGTTCCCCCTGGTGCTTGTTCTATTTCAATGACGTCGCATTGTGCAAACATGCCAGGTTCTACGGTTCTTATTAATCCGAATGGTTCAGTGGCAGGTGACTACTATGCACCTACTCCTTTGAATCATGTCTCTTTTTCAATTCAGAGCATAGGGTCGCCAGGTTATTATGCGGCGATGTCTACCCCATTGAGTATGTGTCTGCAAAGTACAAATATTTATGTGGCAATTAATGGTGCCAATTCTGGGATTTCTATTACGGGGTGGGAGTTGTATTGA
- a CDS encoding tail fiber assembly protein, with protein sequence MSYAVRKDGQGFRAIDGPEDIESHETYYEGVPPTPIALPLSAGEAANRAREAREQLLSVAANRMGPLQDAVERNKATPDEVRMLDMWKDYRIELNRIELQQGFPSSIVWPPVPGEQTP encoded by the coding sequence ATGAGTTATGCGGTTAGAAAAGATGGTCAGGGCTTCCGCGCTATTGATGGTCCGGAGGATATTGAATCACATGAAACGTACTATGAAGGTGTACCACCGACTCCGATTGCCTTGCCGCTTAGCGCGGGTGAGGCGGCAAACCGGGCCAGGGAGGCGCGAGAACAACTGTTAAGCGTCGCAGCAAATCGAATGGGGCCCCTTCAAGATGCGGTGGAACGCAACAAGGCCACTCCAGACGAAGTCAGGATGCTGGACATGTGGAAAGACTACCGAATCGAACTGAACCGTATCGAACTGCAACAAGGTTTTCCTAGTTCCATCGTATGGCCACCGGTGCCTGGTGAACAAACCCCCTAA
- a CDS encoding phage tail sheath subtilisin-like domain-containing protein yields the protein MSGFFHGVTVTNVDTGARTIALPTSSIIGLVDTFTEGPGVSAKANDLLLITSEREAIAAWGPNAAITKACQAIYQRAKAVIVACGVTKVEDAEQQASAIIGGVLANGKRTGLQALLDGKSRFNAQPRLLVAPKHSATQAVGTALVGLADKLRGLAIIDGPNSTDEAAMAYAKNFGAKRAFMVDPGIQYWDTAASATVDAPASAWVAGLFAWTDNEYGFWASPSNKEFVGVTGTSRAIEFLDGDETCRANLLNNANITTIIRDAGFRLWGNRTLSSDPKWAFVTRVRTMDIVMDAILYGHKWAVDRSITATYVKDVTEGLQAFMRDLKNQGAIINFEVYADPELNTASQLEQGKVYWNIRFTDVPPAENPNFRVEVTNQWLTEVLDKTA from the coding sequence ATGAGTGGTTTTTTCCACGGCGTCACCGTCACCAACGTGGACACCGGCGCGCGCACCATCGCGCTGCCCACGTCCTCGATCATCGGCCTGGTGGACACCTTCACCGAGGGCCCGGGCGTCAGCGCCAAGGCCAATGACCTGCTGCTGATCACCAGCGAGCGCGAAGCCATTGCGGCCTGGGGCCCGAATGCCGCGATCACCAAGGCCTGCCAGGCCATCTACCAGCGGGCCAAGGCGGTGATCGTCGCCTGTGGCGTGACCAAGGTCGAAGATGCCGAGCAGCAGGCTTCGGCGATCATCGGCGGCGTCCTGGCCAACGGCAAGCGCACCGGCCTGCAAGCGCTGCTGGACGGCAAGAGCCGTTTCAACGCCCAGCCACGCCTGCTGGTGGCGCCCAAGCACAGTGCCACCCAGGCGGTCGGTACGGCCCTGGTGGGCCTGGCGGACAAGCTGCGCGGCCTGGCCATCATCGACGGCCCCAACAGCACCGATGAAGCGGCCATGGCCTACGCCAAGAACTTCGGCGCCAAGCGCGCGTTCATGGTCGACCCGGGCATCCAGTATTGGGACACCGCCGCCAGCGCCACTGTCGATGCCCCGGCCTCGGCCTGGGTCGCCGGCCTGTTCGCCTGGACCGACAACGAGTACGGCTTCTGGGCCTCGCCTTCGAACAAGGAGTTCGTCGGGGTCACCGGTACCTCCCGGGCCATCGAGTTCCTGGACGGCGACGAGACCTGCCGCGCCAACCTGCTGAACAACGCCAACATCACCACCATCATTCGTGATGCCGGCTTCCGCCTGTGGGGCAACCGCACGCTGTCCAGCGATCCGAAATGGGCCTTCGTCACCCGGGTGCGGACCATGGACATCGTCATGGACGCGATCCTCTACGGCCACAAGTGGGCAGTGGACCGCTCCATCACCGCCACCTACGTCAAGGATGTCACCGAGGGCCTGCAGGCCTTCATGCGCGATTTGAAGAACCAGGGCGCGATCATCAACTTCGAGGTCTATGCCGACCCTGAGTTGAACACCGCCAGCCAGCTGGAGCAGGGCAAGGTGTACTGGAACATCCGCTTCACCGATGTACCGCCTGCCGAGAACCCGAATTTCCGCGTCGAAGTCACCAACCAGTGGCTGACCGAAGTCCTCGATAAAACCGCTTAA
- a CDS encoding phage major tail tube protein gives MAMIPETLANMNLFVDGISFQGDVPSLTLPKLTLKTEEHRVGGMDLPIELDMGMEKQEAGFTTTGVRRESLKLFGLTDSSAFNGVFRGAFKGLKGKTTPVIVTLRGLLKEVDMGDWKSGDKAEIKHSVAVSYYKLEVDGRLIYEIDALGMKRVINGVDQLAAQRSALGL, from the coding sequence ATGGCAATGATTCCCGAAACCCTGGCGAACATGAACCTGTTCGTCGATGGCATCAGCTTTCAAGGCGACGTGCCGAGCCTGACCCTGCCCAAGCTCACCCTCAAGACCGAGGAACACCGGGTCGGCGGCATGGACCTGCCCATCGAGCTGGACATGGGCATGGAGAAACAAGAAGCCGGCTTCACCACCACCGGTGTGCGCCGCGAATCCCTCAAGCTGTTCGGCCTGACCGACAGCAGCGCCTTCAACGGCGTGTTCCGTGGCGCCTTCAAGGGCCTCAAGGGCAAGACCACCCCGGTGATCGTGACCCTGCGCGGCCTGCTCAAGGAAGTCGACATGGGCGATTGGAAGTCCGGCGACAAGGCCGAGATCAAGCACAGCGTCGCCGTGAGCTACTACAAGCTGGAAGTCGACGGGCGCCTGATCTACGAGATCGATGCCCTGGGCATGAAACGCGTGATCAACGGTGTCGACCAGCTCGCCGCCCAACGTTCGGCCCTGGGCCTGTAA
- a CDS encoding phage tail assembly protein, translated as MSEAINGTPSWMVLSPENVVISLSKAVSMNGVQCDKLTLRAPTVRDIRAANSAAAGDDEQRELMLFASLAEVGSKDLEGLTLKDYQRLQAGYFRLVQDDEL; from the coding sequence ATGTCTGAAGCAATCAATGGCACGCCGTCCTGGATGGTGTTGAGCCCCGAGAACGTGGTGATCAGCCTCAGCAAGGCGGTGTCGATGAACGGCGTGCAGTGCGACAAGCTCACTCTGCGCGCCCCCACCGTGCGTGATATCCGCGCTGCCAACAGCGCGGCGGCTGGCGATGACGAACAGCGCGAGCTGATGCTGTTCGCCAGCCTGGCCGAGGTCGGCAGCAAGGACCTGGAGGGCCTGACCCTCAAGGACTACCAACGCCTGCAGGCCGGTTATTTTCGCCTGGTGCAAGACGACGAGCTTTGA